AACCACCGGTATACGGACGTCGTCGCCATTCCATGTCTTGATGCCGTAGTAAACGCTGGCGACCAGAAAGAGCGGCGCGAGCAGCGGCACGAGTACCCAGGCCGAGAAGCCGAGGAACGGCACCTGCGCGATGAGCGAGAGTAAACCCCAGAAGCCGAAGAATCCGAGGTTGAAACCCAGCGCCTGAAACGCCTGCCGGCGCAGATGACGCGACTGCTTTCGATCGAGGAGCGAAAGCAGCGCGAGCGGCCATAGCGGATAACCGAGCGCAACCAAAGCGCGCGATTCGACGGGATCGTCGGCCACCGTGACCGATGCCGGGCCGCGAACGCTCGCCGGCGCAGGGCGGGGCGGCACCGAACCGGCGATTTGTTGGCGCGTCGCCGTGGCCGCTTCGACTTTCGCGGCGAGTCGACAACTCGGACAGCTGCCGCGTTCGTCGCGGCAGGTCGCACAGATCGACTTTCCGCAATCGGTGCACCGCGCGACCGACGGGACGTTCGAGTGAAAGTAGCAGTCCATGAACTTCAGCGCACTCCTCTTCCGGTTCTTGTCACCATCACGTACCGGAACGCGCTCGGGGAGGTTTCATCGCGCGGCGGCGGCAAGACCGTGCCGCCGATGAGCCGCCGCTCGATTCTCATTCGCTTGGCGCGCGAGGCGCGCCCATATTATCCTCGCCTATCGACCGCCATGGCCATGGGCGTTTTGGCGGGCATCCTGTCGATCGTCCCCCCACTCGCCTTTCGTATCATCATCAACCAAGTTCTCGTGCCGCCCCCCGGACACGTGGCGGATTTGCGAGCGCTCTACCTGGCGTTGGGAATCACGTCGGTCGCCCTAGTCCTGGCCAACGCCGCCATCTACGGCCAAACGTACCTGACGGCTTGGAGCGGGCAAAACTTGGTGGCGCGCTTGCGAGTGCGGCTTTTCGACCGCCTGCTCAATTTGCCGCTCGGTGAATTCGACAAGTGGCGTCCCGGCGAATTGATAGCGCGCTTTTCGACCGACTTGCAAATCATGATCGACGCCGTCAGCGTTTCCGTGCCGCAGCTCGTCGTCGCACTCGCGACCTTCATATCGTCCTTTGCGACCATGGTGTATCTCGATTGGCTCCTGACGATCTCGCTCGTACTCCTTGCGCCGATCATCTCGCTCGCCGTTTCAAACTTTCAGCGTCTCATCTCCGCGAGCACACATCGCGCACAGCAACGAATTGCCGATCTCACGGCCAACCTCTCCGAGATCCTTGGGGGACATCGCGTCGTGAAATCGTTCGGAAGCGAATCGTATGAAGTAGCGCGATTTCGTTCCCGAAACGAAGACTTTTTCGGCGCGTACATGAAGCTCACGCAGTTCATCCAGACTCAGCCGTTGGTCGTTTCGACCATTATGGTCGCCGCCGTCGTCGGAATAATGTGGCTCTCGGTGCGCGAAGTGCTGGTCGGTCGCCTCGATACCGGCAAAGTCTTTATGTATTGGGGACTCCTCGTCAACTTGATGAACCCGATGAATCGCGTTGCGGCATTCTTCGGCGATATCAGCAAGGCGATCGTGGGCGCCGGCCGCGTCTTCGAACTGCTCGATCTTCCGGTTGAGGTGCGCAACCCGCCCGGTGCGGTTGCGCTCTCCTCGGTGCGTGGCCGCATCGAGTATGCCGGCGTGACCTTCCGCTATAAAGCGGCCGAACGCCCCGCACTGCACGACGTCAACGCGACGATCGAGGCAGGCGAAGTTGTGGCGTTAGTCGGCCCGTCGGGCGCTGGAAAAACGACGCTTGTCAATCTGGTGCCGCGCTTCTATGCGCCCCAGGAAGGGCGCGTCTTGCTCGACGGGATCGACATTGCGACACTTCGCCTTTCCGACCTCCGCTCGGCAATAGCGATCGTTCCGCAGGACGTTCAGCTTTTTCGCGGCTCGATCCTGAACAACATTCGCTACGGACGAATCGATGCCAGCGACGACGAGGTGCGCGCGGCGGCGCGCGATGCGAACGTCGACGAGTACGTGCAGTCCTTCCCCGACGGGTACGCCACGCAAGTCGGAGAACGGGGCGTGCGGCTTTCCGGAGGGGAACGTCAGCGCATAGCAATTGCGCGCGCGGTTTTACGCGATCCGCGAATCTTGATTCTCGACGAAGCCACCAGCGCGCTCGACAGCCACTCCGAGGCGATGATCGAGGAGGCTCTCGATCGCCTTTTGCCTGGTCGCACGACGCTCATCATTGCCCACCGGCTTTCGACGGTGCGGCGCGCGCACAAGGTACTCTTCATCGAAGCCGGACGCGTGATCGAAATCGGCACGCACGACGAGCTCTTAGCAAGGGGAGGCGCGTACGCACGGCTGCACGCCGCTCAGTTCTCGCATCTTGGAACATCAAGCGTGTGATAAAAGTAGCAATCGCCGCGCGACGTGACGACCCGCCCAAGGTCTCGGGGCCGGAGACCCACAATAAGGCCCCCGGTACGTCACCTCCAGAAAGGAACTTCAGTTGAAGCAGGGATTCACCGTGTGGCTCACCGGTCTCTCCGGCGCGGGTAAAAGCACGATTGCCGAGCGCCTCGCACCCGAGCTGGCCGCGCGCGGTTGCAGCGTCGAAGTGCTCGACGGCGACGAAGTCCGTACGCACCTCTCCAAAGGTCTGGGATTCAGCCGCGAAGATCGCGATATCAATATCGGACGCATCTCCTTCGTCGCTTCGCTCTTGGTCAAACACGGCGCCGCCGTGATTACCGCAGCGATCTCACCGTACGCTCAAGCGCGAGGCGAGGCGCGAAAGCGAATCGGAAAAGCACAGTTCGTCGAAGTATTCGTGCGCTGCTCGTTGGACGAACTCGTACGCCGCGACGTCAAAGGACTTTATAAGAAAGCGATCGCCGGCGAGCTGCAGCACTTTACGGGGGTCTCGGATCCTTACGAAGCTCCCGAAAATCCGGACGTGACCGTGGATAGCGAGACGGAGTCGATTGAAGAAAGCGTCGGAAAAATTCTGACCGAGCTCAAGCGACGCGGTTATTTGCCGACCGACGCTTCGGCGACGGTGCGGACGAGCTCCGCCGAGGGAGTACGATGATCGCTCCTCACGGCGGCGAGCTCGTCAATCGATTGGCCGACTCTGCGCAAGCCGAACTGGAGTTGCGCGAGGCGAGCAAAGGACTTCGCGGTCTGACGCTCACGGGTCGGGAGCTCAACGATCTTGCTCTCATCGCCATCGGCGCCTGCAGCCCGCTTACCGGGTTCATGACTCGCAAGGACTACGAGCCGGTCGTGACGTCCATGCGTTTAGCCAACGGTTTGCCATGGAGCATCCCAGTCGTACTGGCGGTTGACCGCGAGCAAGCTCCGAGCATTGGCACGCGCGCCGCACTTTACGATAGCGAGGGAGACCTTCGCGGGCTCATCGACGTCGAGGATGTTTTCGAGTACGACAAGCGACGCGAGGCGAACAACGTTTATCGCACGGAGGATGAGAAGCATCCCGGCGTCGCCGCGCTCTACGAGCGTAAAGACGTGCTGGTCGGCGGACCGGTGCGCGTGCTTGGGCGCGAACGCAACAGCGAGAGTCTTTCGCCGCTTGAGACGCGCGCCGAGTTCGAGCGCCGCGGTTGGAACACGATCGTCGGTTTCCAAACTCGAAATCCGGTGCATCGCGCTCACGAATACATTCAGAAGTGCGCGCTCGAAATCGTGGACGGATTGCTCCTCCATCCGCTCGTCGGCGAGACAAAGGGCGACGATATCCCCGCCGACGTGCGCATGCGTTGCTATCGAACGTTGCTGGAAAACTACTATCCCTCGGATCGAGTGCTGCTGAGCACGCTACCAGCGGCAATGCGATATGCCGGCCCGCGCGAAGCAATTTTTCACGCCATGATTCGCAAGAACTATGGATGCACGCATTTCATCGTCGGACGCGACCACGCCGGCGTCGGGAGCTACTACGGCACGTACGACGCGCAGAAGATCTTCGCGGAGTTCGATCCTGCCGAATTGGGGATCGTGCCGCTCAAATTCGAAAACAGCTTCTATTGTCGCCGTTGTCAGCAGATGGGCTCCCAGAAGACCTGCAGCCACGATGCCGAGCACCACGTTTCCTTGAGTGGCACGAAAGTGCGGGAGATGCTCCGAGCCGGACAGCTGCCGCCGCCCGAGTTTTCACGGCCGGAGGTCGCGGCAATCCTCATCGAGGCTTCGCGCGAACCCGCGTCGGCATAAGCGAAGGCGACCGAACCGTCGCACCCGAAGGAGGGGAGCTTCTAGCTCCATGGCCAGCCAAGGAGGGCCTTCCATGCTCGTGCTTAGCCGCAAGGCAAATCAATCTATCATGATCGGCGACGACATTCGCATTCTCGTCGTTGGTCTCGACCGCGATCAAGTGAAGTTAGGCATCGAGGCGCCCCGCCATGTGCCGGTGCACCGTTTTGAAATCTTCGCTGAAATTCATCGCGGCGCTGCAAGCGCGACGCTGCAGCCGGTAGGAAAAGCGGCGGCCGAAGCGGATATAATCCGCGATACAGACCGTAACTAACCTCTAGCGACATTAGCGCCCCATCGCCAGGGGGATAACCGTCGCGCCTAGAATGTTGACCTAGGTTCACATATAATCCGCATTACCGCTATGCTGAGGCTCCCATTGACCAAAGATTTGAGGCCATGACCACGCCATGAATATCAACTGGAGTTACACGCTCGTCGGATTTATCGTGGGGACGTGCATGGCGTATAGCGGCGTCGGCGCCGGCGCCATTACCACGCCGTTACTGATCTTTCTGGGAGTCGGGAGCAACACCGCGATCGGTTCGGATCTGCTCTTTGCCCTCGGTACCAAGATCGTTGCGATGGGCACGCACCTTCATAAACGAACCGTGCAGTTTTCTGTTTTGTGGCGGCTGTCCATCGGGGGATTACCGGGCGCCATCATCGGCGTGACGATCAGCGCCTACATGCACAAGCACTTGGATATCAATCAGCTCAATGGGATTTTGAAGGTCGCCGTTGCGATCGCGCTGCTGCTCTCGGCGGCCGGCATTATCCTCAATCGCAGGCTCTCGGCCGACACCGCTGCGCGTACGAACCACGTTCCGACCTTGCAACTCGCCGTCACCGGATTCTTCGTGGGCGTCTGCGTCAGCATTACGTCCATCGGCGCGGGCTCGTTGACGCTTCCGCTGTTGCTCGTCGCCGCGCCGAGCGTTGCCCTGCGTCGCCTCGTCGGGACGGACTTGGCCTTCGCAGTCGTCGTCTTGGTGCCGTCGCTCATCGGACATTGGAAGATCGGCGACGTCAATACGGGCATTGCCGCGTCGCTGCTGATCGGCTCGATTCCCGGCGTCTTTCTGGGTACGCACTTTGTATCCAGACTCCCCGAACGGTGGTTCCGGGGGGCGCTCGCCGGCGTTCTCGTCGTCGTTGCGCTGGCGCTATTGCCGATTCTGCCGCACCCGAAAGGCTAGCTCGCCAGCGCGAAAAAGGCTATCGAAGGTGCCGGCGTCACTCCAGGCACCTTCGAGTATGTCGTAGCGAAGCTCGCCCTCGCGGATGTAGCGGTTGTGAACGTCGGCGATTTCGAGCTCGCCGCGCTGCGACGGCGTTAGCGTTCGAATGTAGTCGAAAACGCGCCCATCGAACATATAGACGCCGGTAACCGCGTAGCGGCTCTTCGGATGGGCTGGTTTTTCTTCGACCGCGACGATCCGTTCGCCGTCGAACGTGGGGACGCCGAAGCGTCCCGCGTCGTCAACTTCTTTGAGCAAAATGCGCGCGCCCGTCTGCTGCGCCTCGAATCTCGCAACGTGCGGGCCAATGTCGTCCTCCAAAATGTTATCGCCCAGCGCGACCACGATGGGTTCACCGTGGGCGAAATCCTCGCAGAGTCGTAGGGCGTCGGCAATACCGCGCTCGCCCTCTTGATAGGCGTAATAGATGCTCTGCAGCCCCAGCTCCGCGCCGTTGCCGAGAAGGCGCAGAAAGTCCCCGGCTGAGTTGCCTCCCGTCACCAGCATGACTTCCCTGACGCCGGCGCGCTGCAACGTTTCCAGGGGATAATAGATCATCGGCCGGTCGTACACCGGCAAAAGATGTTTGTTTGTGACCTTCGTGAGTGGTCGCAAGCGCGAACCGAGTCCGCCTGCGAGGACGATGCCCCTGGTCATGGGGCGCACTCTTGCGTTTGCGAGCGCCACCACGTTGGGTTACCGCGATACCATTGCACGGTCGCAGCGAGGCCGTCGTCGAACGCGATCCGTGGAGTCCATCCCAGGGCGCGGAGTTTCTTCGAATTGACGGCATAGCGGCGATCGTGGCCGGGCCGGTCGGCAACGTGCTGCACGTGGGTTTCCATCGAGCGACCGCAGAACCCGACGATCGCACGTGTGAGTTCGACGTTTGTTTTGGGAGTCTCCGCCGAGATGTTGTAGACGGCGCCGATCTCGCCGTGTTCGAGGACGTGCAAGATTGCGCGTGCGTGGTCCTCGACGTGCAGCCAATCGCGAATCTGGAGGCCGTCACCGTAGAGCGGGACCGGACGGTCGTCGAGCAGGTTGGTTATGAAGAGCGGCACGATTTTTTCCGGATACTGAAACGGGCCGTACGTATTGCTTCCCCGCGTGATGAGTACGGGCGAGTCGTAGGTTGCGCGATACGCAAGAACGAGGAGATCGCCGGCGGCCTTGCTGGCAGCGTACGGGCTGCGCGGCCGAAGCGGATCGCTCTCGAGCGACTCACCTCGTGCCACGTGCCCGTAGACTTCGTCGGTGGAAACTTGGAGATAGCGCGCCACGGCGCACTTGCGGGCCTCCTGCAGCAAGACGTGGGTACCCAGAGTATCGGTGCGCAAGAAAGCTTCCGGGTCGACGATCGAACGGTCGACGTGCGTCTCCGCGGCGAAGTTGATAATTGCATCGGCACCGGGGAGCGTCTCCCCGACGATGTCCGGATCGCAGATGTTGCCTCTGACGAAGCGATAGCGCGGATTCCCATCCAAATCGCGCAGGTTCTCCGGGTTTCCGGCATAGGTGACGGCATCGAGGTTAACGATTTCCAGCGCCGGTCGCTCGCGCAGAGCCAGACGAATGAAATGGGAGCCGATAAACCCTAGCCCCCCGGTGACGAGCCAGCGCATGCTGCGCGCTTCGGCGGCCACGGTCCTTGGAGCCTTCGGCCGCCCGTGCTATAATCGCGCGGCTGTCTATCACTTCACCCCGCATGGAAGCGAGGTGGCGATGGCTCCACGACACGACCGCGAGGCCAGGGAAGGGGCGCGGCCGGGGGCCAGAAAGGTAAAACCTATGACCGTTGTCAGCATGCGGGAGCTCTTGGAAGCGGGCGTCCATTTTGGCCATCAAACGCGCCGATGGAACCCGAAAATGAAGCCGTATATATTTCAAGAGCGGAACGGCATCTACATTATCGATCTCGCCCTTACCGTCCAGCGATTGCGTGAAACGTACGACGTCGTCAAGCAACTGGCGCGCGAGGGCCGGGTCATTCTCTTCGTTGGCACGAAGAAACAGGCGCAAGACGTTGTTCGTGAGGAAGCGGAACGCGCCGGCACGTTTTTCATCAATCAACGCTGGCTCGGGGGAACGCTGACGAACTTCTCCACGATCCAGAAACGCATCGCCCGACTGCGCGAGCTCGAGAACATGAAGATGCAAGGCGACTTCGATCGCCTGCCCAAGAAAGAAGTCGCGAGGCTTCAGGACGAGATGAATCGCCTCGAGCGCTTCCTGGGCGGCATCAAAGATATGCATCGCTTACCCGACGCGATCTTCGTCGTCGACCCCAAAAAAGAGCGCATCGCGGTGCTGGAGGCGCGCAAGCTGAAGATCCCGATCATCGCGGTGATCGACACGAACTGCGATCCCGATGAGATTGATTATCCGATCCCGGGCAACGACGACGCCATTCGCGCCGTCAAGCTCATGGTCGGCAAGATCGCCGACGCGATCATCGAGGGAAGGACGGAGAGCGAGAGTGCGTACGACCAGGGCGAGTACGACGGGTCGGCGCAGGCGTACGAAGAGATGCCGACCACGATGGCGGAGGCGGGGCTTTGATCTCCTATCAACCCAAGCCGGAAGAAATCAAAGCCTTGCGTGAAGAGACGAGCGCGCCGATGATGGATTGCCGCCGCGCGTTGCTCGATGCAGCCGGTGACGTTGAGCGCGCGAAAGCGCTGCTGCTGGAGCGCGGCGCGGCGCAAGCGGCAAAGAAGTCCGAGCGTACCGCCGATGAAGGGCTGGTCAGCAGCTATATCCATGCGGGCGGCAAGATTGGCGTTCTCGTTGAGGTCAACAGCGAAACCGACTTTGTCGCCCGGAATCCGAAATTCGGTGAGCTCGCGCGCGACATCGCAATGCACGTGGCCGCAATGTCGCCACAGTATCTCGATCGCGAGAGCGTCCCGCCGGAGGTCGTCGAGCGCTTGCGCGAGGAGTTCGCTGCCTCCGTCCCCGCCGGTAAAGCGCCGGAGGTGGCCCAGCGAATCGTGGAGGGAAAACTCGGGAAGTGGTACGAGGAGCACTGTCTGCTCGACCAGGCCTTCGTCAAGGACGACACGATGAGCGTCGGCGAGTTGATCTATCGATCTGTCGGCGCGCTTGGGGAAAAGATACGCGTGCGCCGGTTTGCGCGATACGCCCTTGGTGAGTGAACTCGGTGGGCCGCGCTTCGCGCGCGTGCTGCTCAAGATTTCGGGCGAGGCCTTCAGCGCCGACGGCGCCGGTCTAGACGTGAACACGACGCGGGTCATGGCCGACCAAATTGCCGAGGTTCGGCGCGCCGGCGTCTCGATAGCGATCGTCGTCGGCGGCGGAAATATCTGGCGGGGCAAAGTTCACGAGGAAGCTGGAATGGAGCGCGCAACTGCCGACTACATGGGCATGCTCGCGACCGTGATCAACGCGCTGGCATTGCAAGACGCGCTCGAGCGCATGGGGGTCGCCTCTCGCGTGCAAACGGCAATCGCGATGCATCAGATCGCCGAGCCGTATATCCGCCGCCGGGCAATTCGCCATTTGGAGAAAGGCCGGGTCGTGATCTTCGCAGCCGGTACCGGAAATCCGTATTTCACCACCGATACGACGGCCGCACTACGCGCGGTCGAAGTGAATGCCGAGGCCATCCTTAAGGCCACCAAGGTCGACGGAATCTATACCGCCGATCCCAAGAAAGATCCGCTCGCGACGCGCTTCGAGCGCCTGGACTATATGGATGTGCTCCAGCGCGGATTAGAAGTGATGGACTCGACGTCGATGGCGTTGTGTATGGATAACGCGCTGCCGGTGATCGTTTTCGATATGGCGGTCCCCGGTAATATTCGCCGCGTGATTTGGGGTGAGGCGATCGGGACCTACGTTGGACGGCGCGAGGCGGCGCCGGCCGGAGGCGCACGAGCGTGAACGATGCATACTTTAAGGAAGTCGAGTCGCGGATGCACAAGTGCGTCGAAGCGACCCGAAACGAATTTGCGTCAATACGCACCGGGCGCGCCATTCCGTCGCTGCTCGACCGGATTGTTGTCGAAGCCTACGGTCAACCGGCTCCGCTCAAGCAGGTCGCCGGCGTCTCGACGCCCGACGCCCGCACACTTTTGATTACCGCATGGGATAAGAGCGTCGTGCCGGCGATTCGTAAGGCAATCGAAAAGAGCGATCTGGGCTTGACGCCCAATGTCGACGGCTCCGCGATTCGCCTCGCAATTCCGGCGCTCAACGAAGAGCGTCGCAAAGATCTCGCCAAGCTGGTAAAAAAGAAAGCCGAAGATGGACGGATCGCCGTGCGCAACGTTCGTCACCGGACGCACGACGAGCTGCGCGCCCAGTTGAAGACGCACGAGATCACCGAAGACGACAACAAACGTATGCAAGAGTCGCTCCAACGGCTCACGGACAAGTACGTCAAAGAGATCGACGGGCTCGTCGCGGCAAAAGAAAAAGAGATCATGGAAGTGTGAGCGACGACCTCACGCTCCTGCCCGAGGTCGAGGCACGGCGTCGTCTTCAGGGACGGCGAATTCGTCTGCAGCTTCTCGCTCCGTACGGCTCCCCAATGGGCTGCGGGACTTTGCGCGTGCTTCGCCTGAAGATGACCGACGAAAGCCCCGATGCCGAAGTTGAAATGACCGTCGGTTACGAGGCCTATCACTTGTGACCATCTCGCTCGCTGCGGGCGCACGTCCCGCGCTCGATCTAGCTGGCATGCCACGGCACGTTGCCATCATCATGGACGGCAACCGCCGCTGGGCAAAAGAGCGCTGCTTGCCGGCGATCGAGGGGCACCGCCG
This Candidatus Eremiobacterota bacterium DNA region includes the following protein-coding sequences:
- a CDS encoding DUF4870 domain-containing protein codes for the protein MDCYFHSNVPSVARCTDCGKSICATCRDERGSCPSCRLAAKVEAATATRQQIAGSVPPRPAPASVRGPASVTVADDPVESRALVALGYPLWPLALLSLLDRKQSRHLRRQAFQALGFNLGFFGFWGLLSLIAQVPFLGFSAWVLVPLLAPLFLVASVYYGIKTWNGDDVRIPVVTSWLDERFPKGAAD
- a CDS encoding ABC transporter ATP-binding protein; its protein translation is MKVAVHELQRTPLPVLVTITYRNALGEVSSRGGGKTVPPMSRRSILIRLAREARPYYPRLSTAMAMGVLAGILSIVPPLAFRIIINQVLVPPPGHVADLRALYLALGITSVALVLANAAIYGQTYLTAWSGQNLVARLRVRLFDRLLNLPLGEFDKWRPGELIARFSTDLQIMIDAVSVSVPQLVVALATFISSFATMVYLDWLLTISLVLLAPIISLAVSNFQRLISASTHRAQQRIADLTANLSEILGGHRVVKSFGSESYEVARFRSRNEDFFGAYMKLTQFIQTQPLVVSTIMVAAVVGIMWLSVREVLVGRLDTGKVFMYWGLLVNLMNPMNRVAAFFGDISKAIVGAGRVFELLDLPVEVRNPPGAVALSSVRGRIEYAGVTFRYKAAERPALHDVNATIEAGEVVALVGPSGAGKTTLVNLVPRFYAPQEGRVLLDGIDIATLRLSDLRSAIAIVPQDVQLFRGSILNNIRYGRIDASDDEVRAAARDANVDEYVQSFPDGYATQVGERGVRLSGGERQRIAIARAVLRDPRILILDEATSALDSHSEAMIEEALDRLLPGRTTLIIAHRLSTVRRAHKVLFIEAGRVIEIGTHDELLARGGAYARLHAAQFSHLGTSSV
- the cysC gene encoding adenylyl-sulfate kinase, translated to MKQGFTVWLTGLSGAGKSTIAERLAPELAARGCSVEVLDGDEVRTHLSKGLGFSREDRDINIGRISFVASLLVKHGAAVITAAISPYAQARGEARKRIGKAQFVEVFVRCSLDELVRRDVKGLYKKAIAGELQHFTGVSDPYEAPENPDVTVDSETESIEESVGKILTELKRRGYLPTDASATVRTSSAEGVR
- the sat gene encoding sulfate adenylyltransferase gives rise to the protein MIAPHGGELVNRLADSAQAELELREASKGLRGLTLTGRELNDLALIAIGACSPLTGFMTRKDYEPVVTSMRLANGLPWSIPVVLAVDREQAPSIGTRAALYDSEGDLRGLIDVEDVFEYDKRREANNVYRTEDEKHPGVAALYERKDVLVGGPVRVLGRERNSESLSPLETRAEFERRGWNTIVGFQTRNPVHRAHEYIQKCALEIVDGLLLHPLVGETKGDDIPADVRMRCYRTLLENYYPSDRVLLSTLPAAMRYAGPREAIFHAMIRKNYGCTHFIVGRDHAGVGSYYGTYDAQKIFAEFDPAELGIVPLKFENSFYCRRCQQMGSQKTCSHDAEHHVSLSGTKVREMLRAGQLPPPEFSRPEVAAILIEASREPASA
- the csrA gene encoding carbon storage regulator CsrA, which gives rise to MLVLSRKANQSIMIGDDIRILVVGLDRDQVKLGIEAPRHVPVHRFEIFAEIHRGAASATLQPVGKAAAEADIIRDTDRN
- a CDS encoding sulfite exporter TauE/SafE family protein yields the protein MNINWSYTLVGFIVGTCMAYSGVGAGAITTPLLIFLGVGSNTAIGSDLLFALGTKIVAMGTHLHKRTVQFSVLWRLSIGGLPGAIIGVTISAYMHKHLDINQLNGILKVAVAIALLLSAAGIILNRRLSADTAARTNHVPTLQLAVTGFFVGVCVSITSIGAGSLTLPLLLVAAPSVALRRLVGTDLAFAVVVLVPSLIGHWKIGDVNTGIAASLLIGSIPGVFLGTHFVSRLPERWFRGALAGVLVVVALALLPILPHPKG
- a CDS encoding NTP transferase domain-containing protein, producing the protein MTRGIVLAGGLGSRLRPLTKVTNKHLLPVYDRPMIYYPLETLQRAGVREVMLVTGGNSAGDFLRLLGNGAELGLQSIYYAYQEGERGIADALRLCEDFAHGEPIVVALGDNILEDDIGPHVARFEAQQTGARILLKEVDDAGRFGVPTFDGERIVAVEEKPAHPKSRYAVTGVYMFDGRVFDYIRTLTPSQRGELEIADVHNRYIREGELRYDILEGAWSDAGTFDSLFRAGELAFRVRQNRQ
- the rfbB gene encoding dTDP-glucose 4,6-dehydratase — its product is MRWLVTGGLGFIGSHFIRLALRERPALEIVNLDAVTYAGNPENLRDLDGNPRYRFVRGNICDPDIVGETLPGADAIINFAAETHVDRSIVDPEAFLRTDTLGTHVLLQEARKCAVARYLQVSTDEVYGHVARGESLESDPLRPRSPYAASKAAGDLLVLAYRATYDSPVLITRGSNTYGPFQYPEKIVPLFITNLLDDRPVPLYGDGLQIRDWLHVEDHARAILHVLEHGEIGAVYNISAETPKTNVELTRAIVGFCGRSMETHVQHVADRPGHDRRYAVNSKKLRALGWTPRIAFDDGLAATVQWYRGNPTWWRSQTQECAP
- the rpsB gene encoding 30S ribosomal protein S2 is translated as MTVVSMRELLEAGVHFGHQTRRWNPKMKPYIFQERNGIYIIDLALTVQRLRETYDVVKQLAREGRVILFVGTKKQAQDVVREEAERAGTFFINQRWLGGTLTNFSTIQKRIARLRELENMKMQGDFDRLPKKEVARLQDEMNRLERFLGGIKDMHRLPDAIFVVDPKKERIAVLEARKLKIPIIAVIDTNCDPDEIDYPIPGNDDAIRAVKLMVGKIADAIIEGRTESESAYDQGEYDGSAQAYEEMPTTMAEAGL
- a CDS encoding elongation factor Ts; protein product: MMDCRRALLDAAGDVERAKALLLERGAAQAAKKSERTADEGLVSSYIHAGGKIGVLVEVNSETDFVARNPKFGELARDIAMHVAAMSPQYLDRESVPPEVVERLREEFAASVPAGKAPEVAQRIVEGKLGKWYEEHCLLDQAFVKDDTMSVGELIYRSVGALGEKIRVRRFARYALGE
- a CDS encoding UMP kinase: MSELGGPRFARVLLKISGEAFSADGAGLDVNTTRVMADQIAEVRRAGVSIAIVVGGGNIWRGKVHEEAGMERATADYMGMLATVINALALQDALERMGVASRVQTAIAMHQIAEPYIRRRAIRHLEKGRVVIFAAGTGNPYFTTDTTAALRAVEVNAEAILKATKVDGIYTADPKKDPLATRFERLDYMDVLQRGLEVMDSTSMALCMDNALPVIVFDMAVPGNIRRVIWGEAIGTYVGRREAAPAGGARA
- the frr gene encoding ribosome recycling factor; protein product: MHKCVEATRNEFASIRTGRAIPSLLDRIVVEAYGQPAPLKQVAGVSTPDARTLLITAWDKSVVPAIRKAIEKSDLGLTPNVDGSAIRLAIPALNEERRKDLAKLVKKKAEDGRIAVRNVRHRTHDELRAQLKTHEITEDDNKRMQESLQRLTDKYVKEIDGLVAAKEKEIMEV